DNA sequence from the Butyricimonas faecalis genome:
TTTGAGAAGTTCCGATCAAGCACAATGACATGAGAATAAAAATTAGCTTTTTCATATTTTATCGTTTTAATTGTTTTTCGGATGTAAAAATAATACCTCTTCAAATACGAAAAAACAGGTTTACTTAAAATGATGGTGAACGACACGAAAATGAGGATGAACGGGAATTTCCCGTTTTATATATTTATAGGATTTTGTATTTTTGTACAAATCAAAAAGAAGATATATGATACAAATCAATAGGCGTTTGCTGTATATCGATTTGGCGTTTTGCTTGCTTTTACTTCCTTTCATGATCTGGTTATTGCCTGTTAACCGGTGGATGAACAACAATGCGTCGTTTGTTTTTTTATTCGTGGGATGGTTATATGTTGTTTATTTTGTTAATAGATATTGTACTATACCTTGGATATTCCGAAATCGAGCCCATTTAATTGGTGCATTGGTTATGGTGCTGATGACGGTTGTGGTTACCTATCTGATTTCATGCTACCGTTTCGAGACTCCTCAATTCCTTCCGCGGAGGCCACATCTTTTGCATGGAGAGACCGGATCGCAGTCCCGGATGGAAATAAACCTTCACCAGCGAGCCGTGTGGTTCTTGTATGTCGTTGTCTTGGCGTTTAGTTTTGCCGTGGGTGTTTTGGCAGAATTGTACAGGTTGGTTATGGAACGGCAAATTGTTGAACATGAAAAGAAAAAAGCCGAGTTGGCTCTTTATAAAGTCCAGATAAACCCGCATTTTTTGTTCAATACTCTCAACACGCTTTACGGCTTGATGTTGACTGATATTGGACGGGCTGAAACGGCATTTATGCAATTCATGGATATGCTGAAATACATGTATACGAGCGCGGAAAAAGATAAAGTCCCCTTGCAGGCTGAGATCGACTACATCCGCAAGTACATCGAATTGCAGAAAAATCGTATGAACGAGCATACGCGGGTGCATTTTTCGTTTGAAAGCCGAAACGAGAATCCCGATCTTATGATTGCCCCGATGATTCTGATTACATTCGTGGAAAACGCGTTCAAATACGGGGTTTCTTCCCATGAGGATACTGATATATATGTTACGGTTGGAATAGATGGAACTTGTTTCCGTTTTTCGACACAAAACTCGATTATCAGCTTACCGGAAAAAGAGAAGAGTGGTTACGGTATTGCTAATTGCCGCAAGAGGCTGGAGTTACTCTATCCTGATAGGTATCAATTGGAAATAACGGAACAGGGGGATTGTTATCGTGTAACACTTATTCTTCATTTGAGATGAAATGCATAGCTATAGATGATGAACCGATTGCTTTAAGTATTCTGCGTCAATATTGCCAACGAAGCGGGGATTTGGAATTGGAAACGTACTCGGACCCGGTTGTCGGGATGCGGGCAGTGGAACGAGTGAAGCCTGATCTGCTATTCCTAGATATTCAAATGGGAGAGATTCGTGGTATTGAATTAGCCCGAGAGATACCGAAAGGAACTTTCCTCGTTTTTACGACGGCATATGCCCGATATGCTGTTGATGGTTTCGATCTTAATGCCGTCGATTTCCTGCACAAACCGTTTTCATTTGGTCGCTTCTGTCAGGCTGTTGAAAAGGTGCGTCAATTAAAAACTCTTCAGGAGCTTTCAAGGGAACCCGTCTTGACGGATGAAGAGATTACGGTCAAGGTCGAATATAAAAACATAAGAATACGGCTTGCGGAGATTATTTATATTGAGGCCATGG
Encoded proteins:
- a CDS encoding LytR/AlgR family response regulator transcription factor, which encodes MKCIAIDDEPIALSILRQYCQRSGDLELETYSDPVVGMRAVERVKPDLLFLDIQMGEIRGIELAREIPKGTFLVFTTAYARYAVDGFDLNAVDFLHKPFSFGRFCQAVEKVRQLKTLQELSREPVLTDEEITVKVEYKNIRIRLAEIIYIEAMDNYVRIHLLHGRQILSQISLKNLLELLPKEFVRIHKSFVVPLYRVESYSRTGITLYNSDVTIPIGRAFYTDFMERMNCKGS
- a CDS encoding sensor histidine kinase is translated as MIQINRRLLYIDLAFCLLLLPFMIWLLPVNRWMNNNASFVFLFVGWLYVVYFVNRYCTIPWIFRNRAHLIGALVMVLMTVVVTYLISCYRFETPQFLPRRPHLLHGETGSQSRMEINLHQRAVWFLYVVVLAFSFAVGVLAELYRLVMERQIVEHEKKKAELALYKVQINPHFLFNTLNTLYGLMLTDIGRAETAFMQFMDMLKYMYTSAEKDKVPLQAEIDYIRKYIELQKNRMNEHTRVHFSFESRNENPDLMIAPMILITFVENAFKYGVSSHEDTDIYVTVGIDGTCFRFSTQNSIISLPEKEKSGYGIANCRKRLELLYPDRYQLEITEQGDCYRVTLILHLR